One Curtobacterium sp. MCLR17_007 DNA window includes the following coding sequences:
- the gatA gene encoding Asp-tRNA(Asn)/Glu-tRNA(Gln) amidotransferase subunit GatA, which produces MTDDITRLSAAALADALVARDVSSVEATQAHLDRIAAVDPDVHAFLHVNENALGVAKSIDSRRAAGDDLGALAGVPVAIKDVLCTIDMPSTSGSKILEGWVPPYDATTVLKLRRAGMVPLGKTNMDEFAMGSTTEFSAYGPTHNPWDLGRIPGGSGGGSAAAVAAFEAPLALGSDTGGSIRQPGAVTGTVGVKPTYGGVSRYGAIALASSLDQVGPVARTVLDAALLHDVIGGHDPKDSTSIPQEWPSFAAAARDGLQADTLRGLRVGVVKELAGGEGFQAGVTQRFRETVAVLEAAGAVVVEIDAPSFAYAISAYYLILPAEASSNLAKFDSVRFGLRVTPEGGATVEDVMAATREAGFGPEVKRRIILGTYALSAGYYDAYYGSAQKVRTLVQRDFDRAFEQVDLLVSPSAPTTAFPLGERLDDPLSMYLNDLTTIPANLAGVPGMSIPNGLAPEDGLPTGVQLMAPQREDARLYRYGAALERLLEQQWGAPLIDRIPDLDASQQSAAEEGVV; this is translated from the coding sequence GTGACCGACGACATCACCCGGCTCAGCGCCGCCGCGCTCGCCGACGCCCTGGTGGCCCGCGACGTCTCGAGCGTCGAGGCCACCCAGGCGCACCTCGACCGCATCGCCGCCGTCGACCCCGACGTGCACGCGTTCCTGCACGTCAACGAGAACGCCCTCGGCGTCGCGAAGTCGATCGACTCGCGCCGCGCCGCGGGCGACGACCTCGGTGCGCTCGCCGGGGTGCCGGTCGCCATCAAGGACGTCCTCTGCACGATCGACATGCCGTCGACCTCCGGCTCGAAGATCCTCGAGGGCTGGGTGCCGCCGTACGACGCCACCACGGTCCTCAAGCTCCGGCGTGCCGGCATGGTGCCGCTCGGCAAGACGAACATGGACGAGTTCGCGATGGGCTCGACCACCGAGTTCTCGGCGTACGGCCCGACTCACAACCCGTGGGACCTCGGCCGGATCCCCGGCGGGTCCGGTGGCGGTTCCGCCGCCGCGGTCGCCGCCTTCGAAGCACCGCTGGCGCTCGGCTCCGACACCGGTGGCTCGATCCGCCAGCCCGGCGCCGTCACGGGCACCGTCGGTGTGAAGCCGACCTACGGCGGGGTCAGCCGCTACGGCGCGATCGCCCTGGCGTCCTCGCTCGACCAGGTCGGCCCGGTGGCGCGCACCGTCCTCGACGCCGCGTTGCTGCACGACGTCATCGGCGGACACGACCCGAAGGACTCCACCTCCATCCCGCAGGAATGGCCGTCGTTCGCGGCCGCCGCGCGTGACGGACTGCAGGCGGACACGCTCCGCGGGCTGCGGGTCGGCGTCGTCAAGGAGCTCGCCGGGGGCGAGGGCTTCCAGGCCGGCGTCACCCAGCGGTTCCGGGAGACCGTCGCGGTCCTCGAAGCCGCCGGAGCCGTCGTCGTCGAGATCGACGCCCCGAGCTTCGCCTACGCCATCAGCGCGTACTACCTGATCCTCCCGGCCGAGGCCTCGTCGAACCTGGCGAAGTTCGACTCGGTGCGATTCGGCCTCCGGGTCACGCCCGAGGGCGGCGCCACGGTCGAGGACGTCATGGCCGCCACGCGCGAAGCGGGCTTCGGCCCCGAGGTCAAGCGCCGCATCATCCTCGGCACCTACGCGCTGAGCGCCGGCTACTACGACGCCTACTACGGCAGTGCGCAGAAGGTCCGCACCCTGGTGCAGCGCGACTTCGACCGCGCGTTCGAGCAGGTCGACCTGCTGGTCAGCCCGTCGGCCCCGACGACGGCCTTCCCGCTGGGCGAGCGCCTCGACGACCCGCTGTCGATGTACCTCAACGACCTCACCACGATCCCGGCGAACCTGGCCGGCGTGCCGGGGATGAGCATCCCGAACGGCCTGGCCCCCGAGGACGGCCTGCCCACCGGCGTGCAGCTCATGGCACCCCAGCGCGAGGACGCCCGGCTCTACCGCTACGGCGCGGCCCTCGAGCGCCTGCTGGAGCAGCAGTGGGGTGCTCCGCTCATCGACCGGATCCCCGACCTCGACGCGAGTCAGCAGTCGGCAGCAGAGGAAGGCGTGGTCTGA